A region from the bacterium genome encodes:
- a CDS encoding S8 family serine peptidase produces MHALVFIAILAVLPPVPGKLTPDLLPVLENAQLNEKIVVIVNMDTEYPYANLEGMNPQEKCGVFKQVADNSQKDIVAYIRSLPANKAEMGGQFWIFNGFHVKATKDVVQELARRDDVWFICSNAVVKLDFIPGEETLNSRVAEWNIAKICADSCWLAGYDGTGVIVGHIDTGVLTTHAALTGKWLSPYWVDGVAFQGTPYDDHGHGTHTMGTICGGDGYGTFTDDVGVAYGAQFIPTKAFDAGGSGTNAAIDTCMQYLANLKAGGIDIRVIGNSWGNSNGSELYFWTKVLNWKALGVLPVFSNGNSGPGSGTVGAPGSYPLTIGVGSTNSGDAVSNFSSRGPAPDIDPINNPTYWYYSTWNLLKPDVSAPGENVRSSLNTGGYGAMSGTSMASPHVTGGTAVLLQKNMNLTVQDLYDLFYQNCDQPSGYTYPNYDYGWGRINLWRSLQAVPTSNRPNLILSRNQVVNDNNANGKLDPGEYAGIVCYIRNTGSQPATSVQSTLRTASSYITITDSLYTYGAVNSGDSANNASDPFDVTVAAATPPGTVVNFSLVLAAAETTWVRGFSLMVGTAPGQIIWGPKLTPVSNTERFIYGAAYDRVGDRLYVCDGYGRQIFVFSSDSFVTSYGTITQPDTCCSDITYSRYDDRLYVTGWYLKQVYKINKTTGAVLRQFTSPCPDYPVGLALCPTNTMWYIDRRVALGALGYFFIGDTLGNVNSYDAPIFANYNNRCIAYDSLGNTFVQVQTWFNSGGTALDSVGVVEYANTEPPTLTGRRFLLNPGWNPRGIEFDPRDGNYWITIPEITAGTPHENEIVKVKGFYVPALEVEEQVKDPGRSQVLLAIAPNPAAADVVFQVNPRSVADLKIFDVAGRIVNRINLNAGSQNIRWNRRDATNMKVADGVYFVRVETEEGSSTQKLVLTH; encoded by the coding sequence ATGCATGCATTAGTGTTTATCGCTATACTGGCTGTTCTGCCACCGGTTCCAGGCAAGCTTACGCCAGACCTGCTCCCGGTATTGGAAAACGCGCAACTGAACGAAAAAATCGTGGTCATCGTCAACATGGACACGGAATACCCTTACGCAAACCTTGAGGGCATGAACCCTCAGGAAAAATGCGGGGTATTCAAGCAGGTCGCGGACAACTCGCAGAAAGACATCGTTGCCTATATCCGGTCATTGCCCGCGAACAAAGCGGAAATGGGCGGACAATTCTGGATCTTCAACGGTTTTCACGTGAAAGCGACAAAAGATGTGGTCCAGGAATTGGCGCGGCGCGATGACGTTTGGTTCATTTGCAGCAACGCCGTTGTTAAGCTTGATTTTATCCCGGGCGAGGAAACCCTCAATTCCCGCGTTGCCGAATGGAACATCGCGAAGATCTGCGCGGATTCGTGCTGGCTTGCTGGTTATGATGGGACCGGCGTAATCGTTGGGCATATTGATACTGGCGTGCTAACAACCCATGCTGCGTTGACCGGTAAATGGTTATCACCTTACTGGGTAGATGGCGTAGCTTTCCAGGGTACGCCGTATGATGACCATGGGCACGGCACACATACAATGGGCACGATCTGCGGCGGTGACGGCTATGGCACGTTCACCGATGATGTGGGTGTCGCTTATGGCGCCCAGTTTATCCCGACCAAGGCATTTGATGCCGGTGGATCCGGGACTAATGCGGCAATTGACACCTGCATGCAGTACCTCGCCAACCTAAAGGCCGGTGGTATCGATATCCGGGTGATCGGTAATTCCTGGGGCAATTCCAATGGTTCTGAACTGTACTTCTGGACGAAAGTCCTGAACTGGAAAGCGCTTGGTGTACTGCCGGTCTTCTCCAACGGCAACTCCGGACCGGGCTCTGGTACGGTCGGCGCGCCGGGCAGTTATCCACTGACTATCGGCGTCGGTTCCACCAATAGCGGTGACGCCGTATCGAACTTTTCATCACGCGGTCCAGCGCCAGACATCGATCCTATTAACAATCCCACCTATTGGTATTATTCGACCTGGAACCTGCTAAAACCAGATGTTTCAGCGCCTGGCGAAAACGTTCGTTCCAGCTTGAACACCGGCGGCTATGGAGCCATGAGCGGAACCTCGATGGCTTCGCCGCATGTGACTGGTGGAACAGCCGTGCTCCTGCAAAAGAATATGAACCTGACGGTCCAGGACCTATACGACCTGTTCTATCAAAACTGCGACCAGCCATCCGGTTATACTTACCCCAACTACGACTACGGCTGGGGCCGGATTAACCTGTGGCGCTCCCTGCAAGCTGTGCCGACGAGCAACCGGCCCAACCTGATCCTCAGCCGCAACCAGGTCGTGAACGACAATAACGCCAATGGCAAGCTGGATCCCGGTGAATATGCCGGCATCGTGTGTTATATAAGGAACACGGGAAGCCAGCCCGCAACCAGCGTTCAGAGCACGCTGCGGACCGCTTCGTCCTATATCACAATCACGGATTCGCTGTACACCTATGGCGCGGTCAACAGCGGCGACAGCGCGAACAATGCCTCTGATCCCTTTGATGTCACGGTGGCAGCGGCTACGCCGCCGGGCACCGTGGTGAATTTCTCGCTCGTCCTGGCCGCGGCCGAAACTACCTGGGTGCGTGGCTTCTCGCTGATGGTCGGTACGGCGCCGGGGCAGATAATCTGGGGCCCGAAACTGACGCCAGTGTCGAACACCGAACGGTTCATTTATGGCGCGGCCTATGACAGGGTCGGCGACCGGCTTTATGTCTGCGATGGATACGGCCGGCAGATCTTCGTTTTCTCATCCGATAGTTTCGTAACATCATATGGTACGATCACGCAACCGGATACCTGCTGCAGTGATATCACGTATTCGCGATACGATGATAGACTCTACGTTACGGGATGGTATCTAAAACAGGTATATAAGATAAACAAGACGACCGGAGCGGTTCTCAGACAGTTCACGAGCCCGTGTCCAGACTACCCGGTAGGTCTGGCTCTTTGTCCGACCAATACAATGTGGTATATAGACCGCAGGGTCGCGTTGGGCGCGCTGGGGTATTTCTTCATCGGTGATACCCTGGGCAATGTAAATTCATACGACGCGCCGATCTTTGCAAATTACAACAACCGGTGCATCGCTTATGACAGCCTCGGCAACACTTTTGTCCAGGTCCAGACCTGGTTCAATTCAGGTGGTACTGCCCTGGACAGCGTGGGCGTGGTAGAGTATGCCAACACCGAACCGCCAACCCTCACAGGCCGACGCTTTCTGTTGAATCCCGGCTGGAACCCCCGTGGTATCGAGTTTGATCCAAGGGACGGCAATTACTGGATCACGATCCCCGAGATCACGGCTGGCACTCCCCATGAGAACGAAATCGTGAAGGTCAAGGGATTCTATGTACCGGCCCTGGAGGTCGAAGAGCAGGTCAAAGATCCGGGCCGGTCGCAGGTTCTGCTGGCGATCGCTCCGAACCCGGCTGCAGCCGATGTGGTATTTCAGGTCAATCCGCGTTCCGTGGCTGATCTGAAGATCTTCGACGTTGCCGGAAGGATCGTCAACCGCATCAACCTCAATGCCGGTTCACAGAATATCCGGTGGAACCGCCGCGACGCGACCAACATGAAAGTCGCGGACGGCGTCTACTTCGTGCGCGTGGAGACCGAAGAGGGATCAAGCACGCAGAAACTGGTCTTAACGCATTAA
- the pfkA gene encoding 6-phosphofructokinase, which yields MMKIGVLTSGGDAPGMNAALRAVVRTAHYLRIPVVGIRHGYQGLINNDLIPLDRGSVANIIQRGGIIIGTARSDEFLKASGMKKARAIMIRNGIEAVIVIGGDGTMRGADEFSKKHKANMIGLPGTIDNDLYGTDLTIGFDTAINSAMEAVDRIRDTASSLERVFFIEVMGRYSGFISLATALAGGAEDVLIPETPTDIKEIADTIKNNIKKGKRSNIIIVSEGDEAGNALEIARKVKRRTGEDSRVAVLGYIQRGGSPTANDRILASKLGYEAVLAVRRRKFGCLVGEIKGKIQFTPFRNTYTKKKSVDTRIYRVIKILSG from the coding sequence ATCATGAAGATCGGGGTCTTGACCAGCGGCGGCGACGCGCCGGGCATGAATGCGGCCCTGCGTGCCGTCGTCAGGACTGCGCATTACCTGAGGATCCCGGTCGTCGGTATCAGGCACGGCTACCAGGGATTGATCAACAACGACCTCATCCCCCTGGACCGCGGATCCGTTGCCAATATCATCCAGCGCGGAGGGATCATCATCGGTACGGCCCGGTCCGACGAATTTTTAAAAGCGAGCGGCATGAAAAAAGCCCGCGCCATCATGATCAGGAACGGCATTGAGGCGGTCATCGTCATTGGCGGCGATGGTACGATGCGGGGTGCCGACGAATTTTCAAAAAAGCACAAGGCGAACATGATCGGGCTGCCCGGCACCATAGATAACGATCTTTACGGCACGGATCTCACGATCGGTTTTGACACGGCGATCAACAGCGCGATGGAAGCGGTCGACCGGATACGGGACACTGCCTCGTCCCTGGAGCGCGTGTTCTTTATTGAAGTAATGGGTCGGTATTCCGGTTTTATCAGCCTGGCCACGGCGCTTGCCGGCGGCGCCGAGGATGTGCTGATCCCGGAAACTCCAACTGATATCAAGGAGATTGCGGATACTATTAAAAATAATATTAAAAAAGGTAAGCGCTCGAACATTATCATTGTATCGGAAGGCGACGAGGCGGGTAATGCTCTTGAGATCGCCCGAAAAGTAAAACGCAGGACCGGCGAGGATTCGCGGGTCGCGGTCCTGGGCTATATCCAGCGGGGCGGCTCGCCCACGGCCAACGACCGCATCCTGGCGTCCAAGCTTGGCTACGAGGCCGTGCTCGCTGTCCGCCGCCGCAAGTTCGGCTGTTTGGTCGGTGAGATCAAAGGGAAGATCCAGTTCACCCCCTTCAGAAATACCTATACAAAGAAAAAGTCAGTCGATACCAGGATATACCGGGTGATCAAGATCCTCTCCGGTTGA
- a CDS encoding HU family DNA-binding protein translates to MTRADLVDAIAKKAKVTKKAAGIALSTFIDAITGALKKGQKTTLVGFGTFSVAKRKARTAKNPQTGALIKVPAKRVPKFKAGRELKKAVR, encoded by the coding sequence ATGACAAGAGCAGACCTGGTTGATGCCATTGCCAAGAAGGCAAAGGTAACCAAGAAGGCTGCCGGCATCGCTCTCAGTACGTTCATCGACGCGATTACGGGAGCACTCAAGAAAGGCCAAAAGACCACGCTGGTAGGATTCGGCACGTTCTCAGTAGCCAAGCGGAAAGCAAGAACCGCGAAGAACCCGCAGACTGGTGCGCTGATCAAAGTACCGGCAAAGAGGGTTCCTAAGTTCAAGGCAGGCAGGGAACTGAAAAAAGCGGTGAGATAA
- a CDS encoding T9SS type A sorting domain-containing protein encodes MKKRSICLLTFTICSLLYSGTDDHVSKRNAIASFRQDEFILDTSVTTIPGYGNQLTPVVASDGTNFLLVWAEFRNLKLQIFGARMDQNGVLLDTLAIPIATKAETQYAPAVVFGGSYYFVVWKGFYQYFDESFGYSYHYMIYGTRVSLDGIIMDTTAIQITPFESPFWWGQSNRPQVAFDGINYFVVWIGDHSIIYGARVDQSGNVLDYPFPVSTVNNQFYDAELDVAFGGQYYNVVWERRFQWNGWNNDSSTIYCARVTTNGSLVDTNAIVVAHGKQTTRNPMIASSGQDFLVVWEEKVSEVDTTNTNIYGVRVTQSGVVLDTTGIPICTARNLQRTPAIDFDGMNYFVVWKDNRNSFGLNRGDIYGARVSPSGIVLDTIALGIAIETTTAACNIDCYPAVVFGGGYHLVTWQHGTPGKPVCYDINAIRVSPAGAIIDTSSFSVLTQVPGHQYSSVSAFDGTNYLVAWNDYHYGYMDTFAWWSSSDYSDIYGMRVSGTGVVLDNAAIKIASGPSEEVNPSMGFDGVNYLVAWEDDSVAQYYYEPGMIKGSRISPGGAVLDSGGFAITEPNGYRMPVIGFDGANYLIVYFNYNGSSLLGKRITPTGIVIDTQNIEIAFNQDCEVLGDRPHIAFDGTNYLIVWTWQLYYDWPTIYGIRFSPSGVVVDTTPIVISHIHRMRWWPAIAYDGVNYLVVWEDWRNQYGFNNHCDIYGARVDVTGIVLDTGGIPISTSYFDQECPNIGFDGTNYVVVWQDLRDTMSYNIYGAKVSPAGNVINTYQVVAEPYDQIEPTITRGNNDQMLITYTGWTSMINSHRAHTMRIWGKMYPFPGVEEGSGMPASGRVLRLNAYPNPCRERIEIKWTIPRTNEHLANKDDRKLMIYDITGRVVKDLSRLLAPNNNLYQTTWDMTDDVGRRLPAGVYFVRLEIPGKELVEKVVLIK; translated from the coding sequence ATGAAAAAGAGAAGCATTTGTTTATTGACATTCACAATCTGTTCCCTCTTATATAGCGGGACTGATGACCATGTATCTAAGCGAAACGCAATTGCGTCGTTCAGGCAGGACGAATTCATACTTGATACGTCGGTGACTACTATCCCGGGGTATGGAAATCAGTTAACGCCAGTCGTAGCGTCAGACGGCACCAACTTCCTACTGGTCTGGGCAGAGTTCCGGAATTTAAAACTTCAGATTTTCGGCGCGCGCATGGATCAAAACGGCGTTCTGCTCGATACTCTTGCCATTCCGATCGCGACCAAGGCCGAGACCCAATACGCGCCGGCCGTCGTGTTCGGCGGTTCCTACTATTTCGTGGTCTGGAAAGGATTTTATCAGTATTTTGATGAATCATTCGGGTATAGTTACCATTATATGATTTATGGTACCCGTGTAAGTCTTGACGGAATAATCATGGATACTACGGCAATTCAAATAACTCCATTTGAGTCTCCTTTTTGGTGGGGTCAAAGTAACCGTCCCCAGGTTGCATTTGACGGTATTAATTATTTTGTTGTATGGATAGGAGATCATTCCATAATATATGGTGCCAGAGTTGATCAAAGTGGCAATGTACTTGATTATCCTTTTCCAGTGTCTACAGTTAATAATCAATTTTATGATGCTGAATTAGATGTAGCGTTCGGTGGTCAGTATTATAATGTTGTCTGGGAAAGGAGGTTTCAATGGAATGGATGGAATAATGATAGCTCAACAATATACTGCGCAAGGGTGACGACGAATGGTTCATTGGTAGATACCAATGCCATTGTAGTTGCTCATGGTAAACAGACAACTCGTAATCCGATGATCGCATCTAGCGGTCAGGACTTCCTAGTTGTTTGGGAAGAAAAGGTTTCAGAAGTAGATACAACAAACACAAATATATATGGTGTGAGAGTGACGCAATCCGGCGTTGTACTTGATACAACCGGAATACCGATCTGCACTGCGCGCAATCTCCAGCGAACACCGGCTATAGATTTTGATGGTATGAATTATTTCGTTGTATGGAAGGATAACAGAAATTCTTTCGGACTTAACAGGGGTGACATATATGGAGCGCGGGTATCCCCGTCTGGTATTGTTCTGGATACAATTGCTTTGGGGATAGCAATTGAGACCACTACAGCAGCGTGCAATATTGATTGTTATCCAGCAGTGGTATTTGGCGGGGGATATCATTTGGTCACGTGGCAGCACGGAACACCAGGAAAACCTGTTTGCTACGATATTAACGCTATACGTGTTTCGCCGGCAGGTGCAATAATTGATACCTCTAGTTTTTCAGTATTGACCCAGGTCCCCGGGCATCAATACTCTTCGGTAAGCGCTTTTGACGGCACCAATTACCTGGTCGCTTGGAACGATTACCATTATGGGTATATGGATACATTCGCATGGTGGTCCAGTTCTGATTATTCAGATATTTATGGCATGAGAGTGAGTGGGACTGGAGTTGTCCTGGATAATGCTGCGATCAAGATTGCATCAGGTCCCAGTGAGGAGGTTAATCCAAGCATGGGATTTGATGGAGTTAATTACCTGGTCGCATGGGAAGATGACAGCGTTGCTCAATATTATTATGAGCCAGGGATGATCAAAGGTTCTCGTATATCTCCTGGCGGCGCAGTTTTGGATTCGGGAGGTTTTGCTATTACCGAACCCAATGGATATCGGATGCCTGTTATAGGTTTCGATGGCGCGAATTATCTTATTGTTTATTTTAACTATAATGGAAGTAGTCTGTTGGGCAAGCGGATTACCCCTACAGGAATTGTTATTGACACCCAGAATATTGAGATTGCATTTAACCAGGATTGTGAAGTATTGGGTGACCGACCGCATATTGCTTTTGATGGTACTAACTATCTTATCGTATGGACATGGCAATTATATTATGACTGGCCAACTATATATGGAATACGTTTTTCTCCGTCTGGCGTTGTTGTTGATACTACACCAATAGTGATCTCACATATCCACCGTATGCGGTGGTGGCCTGCAATCGCATATGATGGTGTCAACTACTTAGTTGTCTGGGAGGATTGGCGAAACCAATATGGATTTAACAACCATTGTGATATCTATGGTGCGAGGGTAGACGTCACAGGAATAGTTCTGGATACCGGTGGCATTCCTATATCAACATCTTATTTTGACCAGGAATGCCCGAATATCGGCTTTGACGGCACCAACTACGTGGTCGTGTGGCAGGACCTGAGGGATACCATGTCGTATAACATCTACGGCGCCAAGGTGAGCCCGGCAGGGAACGTCATCAACACTTACCAGGTCGTTGCCGAACCCTACGACCAGATCGAACCGACGATCACCCGCGGCAACAATGACCAGATGCTGATAACCTATACGGGCTGGACTTCCATGATCAACAGCCATCGCGCGCATACCATGCGGATCTGGGGTAAGATGTACCCGTTCCCGGGCGTGGAGGAAGGTTCAGGCATGCCGGCAAGCGGCAGAGTTCTGCGTTTGAACGCTTATCCCAATCCTTGCCGGGAGCGGATCGAGATAAAATGGACTATTCCCAGGACCAATGAGCATTTAGCGAATAAAGACGACCGCAAGCTAATGATCTATGACATAACCGGCAGGGTGGTAAAGGATCTATCGCGGCTATTAGCACCTAACAATAACCTTTATCAGACAACCTGGGATATGACCGATGATGTGGGCCGGAGGCTGCCGGCGGGCGTTTATTTTGTCAGGCTGGAAATACCGGGCAAAGAACTGGTGGAAAAAGTCGTATTGATAAAGTAG
- a CDS encoding UbiA family prenyltransferase has product MVNRKLFQLDYLFILRPLILIPCWDFLLIGVYLAVGKNGFTRQISVPLLIYTFIMGGVYILNQIMDIETDTINKKLFLLSGGYVTKMGAYIEMFLIWAVAIALSFRYNAIFIIFIVISLVMGILYSVPPFKLKGKPILDTLSNGIGYGMVNFAVGWLVVRQFEPAMFWFFGPYFLSISAVFINTTIVDMEGDENAGDITTAVFLKEGASYIASTILMAGAICVSILRRDFVCLIPAALSFPLFIYAAVYYFVKQEVSRNMTIASFRVPGVLFTVMTVILCPWYALFLVVLIWIMRVYYKIRFDMTYPTLTSG; this is encoded by the coding sequence ATGGTAAATAGAAAACTCTTTCAGCTGGATTATCTTTTTATCCTCAGACCCCTGATACTCATCCCATGCTGGGATTTTCTCTTGATCGGTGTTTACCTTGCGGTCGGTAAAAACGGATTTACGCGGCAAATATCCGTTCCGCTGCTCATTTACACTTTCATCATGGGTGGCGTTTATATCTTAAACCAGATAATGGATATTGAGACCGATACAATAAACAAAAAACTATTCCTTTTGTCAGGCGGATACGTGACAAAAATGGGAGCGTATATTGAAATGTTCCTGATCTGGGCGGTCGCGATCGCGCTGTCGTTCAGATATAATGCCATATTTATTATCTTTATTGTTATTTCGCTGGTCATGGGGATCCTTTATTCGGTACCGCCTTTTAAATTAAAAGGCAAGCCGATCCTTGATACGTTGAGCAACGGCATCGGCTATGGTATGGTTAATTTTGCCGTGGGCTGGCTTGTCGTCCGCCAATTTGAACCCGCTATGTTCTGGTTCTTTGGTCCTTATTTTTTAAGCATCAGCGCGGTGTTCATCAACACGACGATAGTCGATATGGAGGGTGATGAGAATGCAGGCGACATCACGACCGCGGTTTTTCTCAAGGAAGGCGCTTCTTACATAGCATCCACCATCCTCATGGCTGGCGCGATCTGCGTATCGATCCTGCGCAGGGATTTTGTCTGCCTGATACCAGCCGCATTATCCTTTCCATTGTTTATTTATGCCGCGGTATATTACTTCGTTAAGCAAGAGGTCAGCCGGAACATGACGATCGCGTCTTTCCGCGTACCCGGTGTTTTGTTCACGGTCATGACCGTGATCCTGTGTCCATGGTATGCCTTATTCCTGGTCGTCCTTATATGGATCATGAGGGTCTATTATAAAATCCGCTTTGACATGACCTATCCGACCCTGACTAGCGGATAG
- a CDS encoding ZIP family metal transporter, whose amino-acid sequence MTIWFYSLISVILVSIVSLIGILFLSFNEARLNRMLLFLVSFAVGGLFGDAFIHLIPEAFEKLKPNLVPSLLIVTGILIFFILEKFVRWRHCHVPTSEHHPHPVVTMNLVGDGVHNLIDGMLIGATYSVNIPLGVATTIAVLLHEIPQEIGDFGVLVHGGITVKKALLYNFLTGLTAFAGAIIALVIGPYVHGFSIILVPITAGGFIYIAGSDLIPELQTCEPASTSIWQFCSMIAGIGIMALLVMLD is encoded by the coding sequence ATGACCATCTGGTTCTATTCGCTGATCAGCGTAATACTGGTCAGCATAGTTTCACTGATCGGTATATTATTTCTATCCTTTAACGAAGCACGCCTGAACCGCATGCTTTTGTTCCTGGTGAGCTTCGCGGTCGGCGGCCTGTTTGGCGACGCATTCATCCACCTTATACCCGAAGCCTTTGAAAAACTAAAGCCCAACCTCGTCCCATCATTGCTCATCGTAACGGGCATCCTGATATTTTTCATCCTGGAAAAATTCGTGCGCTGGCGACATTGCCATGTTCCGACGTCCGAGCATCATCCCCATCCCGTGGTCACCATGAACCTGGTCGGCGACGGCGTGCACAACCTGATCGACGGCATGCTTATCGGAGCGACGTACAGCGTTAATATCCCCCTTGGCGTCGCCACCACGATCGCCGTGCTCCTCCACGAAATACCCCAGGAGATCGGAGACTTCGGCGTCCTGGTCCATGGCGGCATAACGGTAAAAAAAGCGCTCCTGTACAATTTCCTGACCGGCCTTACCGCGTTCGCCGGCGCGATCATCGCGCTTGTTATCGGTCCGTACGTGCACGGTTTTTCCATTATTTTAGTGCCAATCACTGCCGGCGGGTTCATCTATATTGCCGGGTCTGATCTGATACCGGAACTACAGACCTGCGAACCCGCGTCCACCTCAATCTGGCAATTCTGCTCCATGATTGCGGGCATAGGAATCATGGCCCTGCTGGTTATGCTCGATTAA